CAGGAGCTGGTACAATAGGGGCCTGGTCGAACCGGTGATGGGGTTTTGCACGCAGGCCCAATATAGACGATTTCTAAAGAAGGTCATTACTTACGAACAAAATTTCATTGAAGATGCCGGCATGACCATATTGCTTAAACTCTATTTTTCAGTGAGCAAGAAAGAACAGGAAAGGCGCTTTGAACGCAGAAAGGACGATACCCTGCGACAATGGAAACTCTCCGAAGTGGACCTGCAAGCCCAGGAGCTATGGGATGAATTCACCGAAAAGAAATTCATGTTATTGAAAAAGACCCATACGAAAAAATCTCCGTGGTATATCATTCGATCGGACAATAAGCACCTGGCCCGGCGGGAAACCATGAAATTGATCCTTAATTCGGTACGATACAAAGGCAGAAACCGCAAGCTCGATTTTGAACTGAATCCGAATATTGTTATCCCGGGTGACATCGAATTGAAAGAAATGAAAAAACAGAAAAAAAAATATGGCAGATTTCTAATATGATTCCGCGTAAAAGTTTATTCGCCTTCGCCTGGATATTTCAGCCACTCAACCCGAAAATTTGATAAAAACAAAGGGAAGCACAATGGCAAAAGCGAAAAAGAAAAAAAACAATGAGAATCCCGAAGCCCCGGACGTGGCAAATTTCGATCAAGTTGCGCCAGTGGAACCAAAAGCACCCAAAGCAAAAAAGCAGGCAAAGGCACAAGGCACAAAAAAAGAAAAAAAATTAAAAAAAGAATTAAGCGAACATACCAGCTTTAAAAATATAAATAACAAAAAATCAAAAAAGCGCCAGGCCGTTTGGGTAAAAAAGTTCACCCTCACATACGAAGAAGAGCTGCAAAAGCTGCAAATCGAGCTTTTGAAATGGCAAAAACATGTCATTGCCAACGACCAGCGCGTCCTGTTGCTGTTTGAAGGGCGCGATGCCGCCGGCAAGGGCGGCACGATCAAAAGGATTGTTGAGCATTTGAATCCGCGCGGCGCCCGGGTTGTTGCCCTTTTGAAACCCAGCGACAGGGAACGGACCCAGTGGTATTTTCAAAGATATATTCAACAACTCCCCTCCGGCGGAGAAATTGTGCTTTTCGACCGCAGTTGGTACAATCGTGCCATGGTTGAACCCACGATGGGTTTTTGCACCGATGAGGAAAATAAGCGTTTTTTAAAAGACGTACCTTTGCTTGAATCCATGCTGGTAAAGGGCGGAATCAGTTTGTTCAAGTTCTTTTTTTCGGTTTCAAAAGAAGAACAAGTGCGCCGGTTTCAAGCCAGGATAACCGATCCGCTGAAGCAATATAAAATCTCTCCGGTTGATCGTGAAGCCCAGGAAAGGTGGGATGATTATACCATCAGAAAGTTCCAGATGCTCAATGAAACCAACCGAACAATTTCTCCATGGAGCATTATTCGTTCCGACAACAAGAAAAAGGCAAGACTCAACTGCATCAAATATATTTTGTCCAAAGTCGAGTACAACGGCAAGATTGCCCCTGAAAAACTCCAGGTCGATTCTGAGATCGTGGTATCGGGCATCGATGAAATCAGGTTCATGGAAGATCATCTGATGTCGGGCATGGAATTGCCGGGCTAAACAAAAATTATCCTGCGGCTAACGGATAACGAATAACGCCTAATCGAGTTTTGACTCGATTAGGGTACTATATTGAAACAGGGTAACTTGGGGGACGTTGGTGAAAGGTTGACATATTATCTATCTTACCTTCTGCTATATTCCGGCTTTTCCCCCTGATTTCCTAAGCTGTTTAAATCAAAA
This window of the Candidatus Desulfatibia profunda genome carries:
- a CDS encoding polyphosphate kinase 2 produces the protein MKTAEPDECIQKVPKLLKKKAKEEFIKATLERHYNAETLKPYQAELIRLQRHLEDTGKKMVILFDGRDASGKGGTIRRITRYMNTKRYRVVALGKPSEDEKTELHIKRYIEHFPHAGEIVLFDRSWYNRGLVEPVMGFCTQAQYRRFLKKVITYEQNFIEDAGMTILLKLYFSVSKKEQERRFERRKDDTLRQWKLSEVDLQAQELWDEFTEKKFMLLKKTHTKKSPWYIIRSDNKHLARRETMKLILNSVRYKGRNRKLDFELNPNIVIPGDIELKEMKKQKKKYGRFLI
- the ppk2 gene encoding polyphosphate kinase 2 — translated: MAKAKKKKNNENPEAPDVANFDQVAPVEPKAPKAKKQAKAQGTKKEKKLKKELSEHTSFKNINNKKSKKRQAVWVKKFTLTYEEELQKLQIELLKWQKHVIANDQRVLLLFEGRDAAGKGGTIKRIVEHLNPRGARVVALLKPSDRERTQWYFQRYIQQLPSGGEIVLFDRSWYNRAMVEPTMGFCTDEENKRFLKDVPLLESMLVKGGISLFKFFFSVSKEEQVRRFQARITDPLKQYKISPVDREAQERWDDYTIRKFQMLNETNRTISPWSIIRSDNKKKARLNCIKYILSKVEYNGKIAPEKLQVDSEIVVSGIDEIRFMEDHLMSGMELPG